The sequence TCGGCTGTTGGGATGAGATAGAAGTCGTCAACCTCGCAGTGGTACATCTGTCCCTCCTTATCGGGCAGCTGGCCTGTACCGTAGCCTGATGCAGCATTAACTACTGTAGGAGGCATAATCTCGGTGTAGCCGCTCTTACGGGCCTCGTCGAGGAAGAAGTTGATGAGGGCACGCTGCAGACGGGCACCCTTACCGATATAAACGGGGAATCCGGCACCAGTGATCTTTACGCCCAGATCAAAGTCGATGAGGTTGTATTTCTTGGCCAGCTCCCAGTGGGGCAGGGGATTAGCGATACCAAGTGATGGGTTAACGTCCCAGTTTCCAACGGTGTCGTTAGCGGTGCACTCCTTCAGGTTGCTCTTTACTACGTGGTTATCCTCAGCTACCTTGCCCTCGGGAACCTCGTCGTAAGGGATATTAGGAATCTGGCACAGCAGAGTGGTCATCTCCTCCTGAGCCTTAGCCATAGTCTCGTCGAGCTCCTTTGACTTCTCCTTGAGCTGAGCCACCTGAGCCTTTACCTGCTCGGCCTCGTCCTTCTTGCCTTCCTTCATCAGACGGCCTATCTGTCCTGAGAGCTGCTTCTGCTCGTTCAGGCATTTATCAAGTTCCTGCTGAGCTTCGCGACGCTGCTTGTCAACGGCCAGTACATTGTCGATAGCCTCCTTGGCGCCGGCGAAGTGTTTCTTCTCCAATCCGCGAATTACGCGTTCTGTTTCCTCATTGATGAGTTTGAGTGTTAACATCTTAAATACGTATTTATTAGTTTATATTCTTTATCTAAGGCGCAAAGGTACAAATAATCGGTTAAATAGCCAAAGAAATAAGCTAAAAAAAGCAGAAATCCCGCTACTCCTTGCGGAGTGCGGGATCCTGTTGTTTGTTTGGAATAAGTGTTTCTTAATAATTCTCTTAGGCCTCAGCGTTTGGAATTACTGATACAACGCTCTTGTTGTACTTGCCCTTGTGGAAGTTTACGGTACCATCTACGAGAGCGTAGAGAGTGTCGTCCTTACCGATGGCAACGTTGTTACCAGGATTGTGCTTTGTACCACGCTGGCGAACGATGATGTTACCAGCAACGCACTGCTGACCACCGAAGATCTTGATGCCAAGTCGCTGAGCTGCGCTCTCACGACCGTTCTTAGAACTACCTACACCTTTTTTATGTGCCATAATGTTGTTCCTCCTACGTTTTTAAGCGATTACCGACTTGATTACTACTTCTGTGAACTGCTCACGATGACCGTTGCGAACGCGATAGTCCTTACGACGCTTCATCTTGAAAACGATGACCTTGTCACCCTTTACGAGTGGGTTCACTACTTCACACACTACTTTTGCTCCGTCTACGGTGGGAGCGCCTACCTTTACTGCACCGTCAGCATCTACGAGCAGTACCTTGTCAAATTCAACAGTCTTGCCTGCCTCAACATCCTTGATGTGGTGCACGAAGAGCTTCTTGCCCTGCTCGGCCTTGAACTGCTGACCCTGAATTTCTACAATTGCGTACATTTGCTTTTTATTTGTATTTAGGGGTTTTTCCGCGAGGCGGCATACGTTCGTACACACTTAACTCTGCCCCAACGGACTCTAACGGGGTGCAAAGGTACATATTTTAATTGATAGTTGATAGTTTATAGTTGATAGTTTATTATTATTTATGAAAAATTAACCTTTCGGGTAGGGATAAAAAAAAGAGCAATGACTTTCGCAAGCGATCGCTCCATATCTTCAATAGGTATTAGTCTTCTAAGGTAAAAAGATTGTTTTCAGGATAACGGTGGCAAAGGTAAGGCTTTTTTTGGAAACTCACAAATTTTTTCGCGTTTTTTTTTGACGAATCGGCTCTGTGCACCTACACAAAGTTGTATTTTAAACAAAATTAACAAAAATTGCTATGTAAACGATTGCAAAATGGGGGTATTTTGATAGTTAAGAATTTAGAATTATGAACAAAGAGGAGGGGGGGATTTATTTAGTTGATTTCTGAAGTTTTTTCAGTCGGCGTTGTGCGTCGCTGGCATCAGGGTATAATTCGAGTGCTTTCTGATAGTTGCGGATAGCGGCTTCGGTCATGTGTTCGTGTTCGCACTCGCGACCCATGATGGTGTATTCGGCAGCCAGGCGCTTCAGCATCTCGCGCTTGGCATCCAGTTCGTTCTTCAGCTGGGCCATCTCAGCTTCGTGGTCGGCCTTCAGGCGTTCTATCTCGCGTTTCTGGCGATTGATAATCTCCAGCTTATGACGGATATAACGACGGATATGCGGCTTCTCGATATCGTAGCGCAGATGGATGGCTTTGAAGAAAGAGTCGAGGAATAATTTGAAATCACCTCGGTCAAAGGCGGTTACGGCATCGTGGTATTCGCGGTCGGCCTTACCTTCCTGCAGGGCCTGGTTAATTATCTGCTGGTTGTTGTACTGATTGGCAAACCTTACTACCTCGGCGCGTACAAAGATATCGCTGGGGCGCAAGGGCTCTTTCAGTGTGATGCCTTCGAGCGATGTACAACGCGAAAGGGCCACATAAGTCTGTCCGCCTGCAAAAGCGCCACCGCCACCAAAGTCGATCGAGATTTGCGAGAATGTCAGTCCCTGACTCTTGTGTACCGTTATGGCCCATGCCAAGCGCAGCGGGAACTGGGTATAGGTGCCTAAAAGTTCTTCCTCAATTTTCTGTTCCTTCTCGTTAAAGGTGTAGCGCATGTTCTCCCAGATGTCGCGCTCCACGTCAAACTCCTCGTTATCTTCGGTCATCACGCCAATCA is a genomic window of Xylanibacter ruminicola 23 containing:
- the serS gene encoding serine--tRNA ligase encodes the protein MLTLKLINEETERVIRGLEKKHFAGAKEAIDNVLAVDKQRREAQQELDKCLNEQKQLSGQIGRLMKEGKKDEAEQVKAQVAQLKEKSKELDETMAKAQEEMTTLLCQIPNIPYDEVPEGKVAEDNHVVKSNLKECTANDTVGNWDVNPSLGIANPLPHWELAKKYNLIDFDLGVKITGAGFPVYIGKGARLQRALINFFLDEARKSGYTEIMPPTVVNAASGYGTGQLPDKEGQMYHCEVDDFYLIPTAEVPVTNIYRDVILDEKDLPIKNCAYTECFRREAGSYGKDVRGLNRLHEFSKIEIVRIDKPEHSKESHKEMLEHVEGLLKKLELPYRILLLCGGDQSFTSAICYDFEVYSEAQGRWLEVSSVSNFDTYQANRLKCRYRNSETKKTELCHTLNGSALALPRIVAALLENNQTENGIKIPAALVPYMGCDMID
- the rpmA gene encoding 50S ribosomal protein L27, producing MAHKKGVGSSKNGRESAAQRLGIKIFGGQQCVAGNIIVRQRGTKHNPGNNVAIGKDDTLYALVDGTVNFHKGKYNKSVVSVIPNAEA
- the rplU gene encoding 50S ribosomal protein L21, coding for MYAIVEIQGQQFKAEQGKKLFVHHIKDVEAGKTVEFDKVLLVDADGAVKVGAPTVDGAKVVCEVVNPLVKGDKVIVFKMKRRKDYRVRNGHREQFTEVVIKSVIA